In Rhipicephalus microplus isolate Deutch F79 chromosome 9, USDA_Rmic, whole genome shotgun sequence, one genomic interval encodes:
- the LOC119163315 gene encoding beta-1,4-galactosyltransferase 1 — MTMGVLLRVQRSARSVLLLSTRRALLRFCRCHPGSGFLISLFLVSLWLSALRCPTWLRGDHIVYSEADIEHNTSECPWTPREEYQLSWQSTDSRIRCPPPADHGVSAVIVQRSVNRTLLKELESKLLPGGRWSPPSCNSRHFVAIVVPYRDRSEHLDLFLQHMHPFLQRQQLQYGMFVVEQSERHAFNRAKLFNVGFTEALARDSYCCFVFHDVDLLPIDARNVYRCERFPRHLSSAIDVFRFVLPYPDLFGGAVAVRADQFRELNGFSNEFFGWGGEDDDLQRRIRARGLSVIRWPSSVSRYTMLAHTKAKPSLQRQELLRNAESRYEMDGLNNLRYQVLALEEKPLYTRILVNVDPPAQPEGIPGLVDMRHVKGKHSLLGAV; from the coding sequence ATGACCATGGGTGTGTTGCTGAGGGTTCAGCGCAGTGCTCGCAGCGTCCTACTGCTGTCCACGCGGCGCGCGCTGTTGCGCTTTTGTCGATGTCATCCGGGGTCTGGCTTTCTGATCAGCCTGTTTCTCGTGTCTCTGTGGTTGAGCGCGTTGCGTTGTCCCACGTGGCTGAGAGGCGACCACATCGTTTACTCCGAGGCCGACATCGAACACAACACGAGCGAGTGTCCGTGGACACCTCGCGAAGAGTACCAGTTGTCTTGGCAGAGCACGGACTCGCGCATAAGGTGTCCGCCACCCGCAGACCACGGCGTTAGTGCTGTCATTGTGCAGAGGAGCGTGAACAGAACGCTTCTGAAGGAACTAGAAAGCAAACTGCTTCCGGGCGGCCGCTGGTCGCCGCCTTCCTGCAACTCGCGACACTTTGTGGCAATCGTCGTTCCGTACCGTGACCGGAGCGAGCACCTGGACCTGTTCCTGCAGCACATGCACCCGTTTCTGCAGCGGCAGCAGCTGCAGTACGGCATGTTCGTAGTCGAGCAAAGTGAGCGGCACGCGTTCAATCGGGCCAAACTGTTCAATGTTGGCTTCACCGAGGCCCTTGCCCGAGACAGCTACTGCTGCTTTGTCTTTCACGATGTCGACCTGCTGCCCATAGACGCGAGAAACGTGTACCGTTGCGAGCGGTTTCCGCGGCACCTGAGTTCTGCCATCGACGTGTTCCGTTTCGTGCTGCCGTACCCGGATCTCTTTGGTGGCGCCGTCGCCGTGAGGGCTGATCAATTCCGCGAGCTGAACGGCTTCTCCAACGAGTTCTTCGGCTGGGGAGGCGAAGACGACGACCTCCAAAGGCGCATCCGAGCCCGGGGCCTGTCTGTCATACGTTGGCCGAGCTCTGTGTCGCGCTACACCATGCTGGCCCACACCAAGGCGAAGCCCAGCCTGCAGAGACAGGAACTTCTCAGGAATGCCGAGTCCAGGTACGAAATGGATGGCCTCAACAACCTCCGCTACCAGGTCCTCGCCCTGGAGGAGAAGCCTTTGTACACGCGAATTCTGGTGAACGTCGATCCACCGGCCCAACCAGAAGGCATTCCAGGGCTGGTAGACATGCGGCATGTCAAAGGAAAGCACTCACTACTGGGTGCAGTCTGA